In the Natrinema amylolyticum genome, one interval contains:
- a CDS encoding ferric iron reductase → MARRTVRHDAAAAAALPLPVRDRHHDYPEERFWGQVRAAIEDYHERFPELEDRFELFDLLEPTFPKLILNRNRIVDVGYGDLLERPHAIEHGTVPNPLSEVESER, encoded by the coding sequence GTGGCTCGACGAACTGTTCGCCACGATGCTGCCGCCGCTGCTGCACTCCCTCTACCGGTACGGGACCGCCATCACGACTACCCGGAGGAACGGTTCTGGGGGCAGGTCCGGGCCGCGATCGAGGACTACCACGAGCGGTTCCCCGAGCTCGAGGACCGGTTCGAGCTGTTCGACCTGCTCGAGCCGACGTTCCCGAAGCTGATCCTGAACCGCAATCGGATCGTGGACGTCGGCTACGGCGACCTCCTCGAGCGACCCCACGCCATCGAGCACGGCACCGTACCGAACCCGCTGTCCGAGGTCGAATCCGAGCGGTGA
- a CDS encoding ABC transporter permease, with the protein MTSHIPTVARKEFDDAGRSKLLWSLIGLLVGLVVIGYVAIWYTVDDVTAAEVLSFLGLPLQVIIPVAALIAGYMAVVGERRSGSIKLLLGLPPNRTDVVFGKLLGRMGVVGLAVGLAFLVSLVLGAVFFGSVPFVDWLGFAAVSLLFGVTFVGLAVGVSAAVSTRGKSMALVVGLYMVFVALWELLTAGPYYLIYDEGPPVEAETWYLLVEQFNPIFAYTNLASNIVEDTIFPFQFQYGLQSMEAYQMTPAERYPGDAPFYLQDWFGVVVMLVWLVVPVAIGYYRFDRADL; encoded by the coding sequence ATGACGTCGCACATTCCCACCGTCGCCCGCAAGGAGTTCGACGACGCGGGCCGATCGAAGCTCCTGTGGTCGCTGATCGGGCTGCTCGTGGGCCTCGTCGTGATCGGCTACGTCGCGATCTGGTACACGGTCGACGACGTCACCGCGGCGGAGGTCCTCAGCTTCCTCGGCCTCCCGCTGCAGGTGATCATCCCGGTCGCGGCGCTGATCGCCGGCTACATGGCCGTCGTCGGCGAGCGCCGCTCGGGCAGCATCAAGCTCCTGTTGGGACTGCCGCCGAACCGGACCGATGTCGTCTTCGGCAAGCTCCTCGGACGGATGGGGGTCGTCGGGTTGGCCGTCGGGCTGGCCTTCCTCGTCTCGCTCGTCCTCGGGGCCGTCTTCTTCGGCTCGGTGCCGTTCGTCGACTGGCTCGGCTTCGCGGCCGTGTCACTGCTGTTCGGAGTCACCTTCGTCGGCCTCGCCGTCGGCGTCTCCGCAGCCGTCTCCACGCGGGGGAAGTCGATGGCTCTCGTCGTCGGACTCTACATGGTGTTCGTCGCGCTGTGGGAGCTGCTCACAGCCGGTCCATACTACCTCATCTACGACGAGGGGCCGCCGGTCGAAGCCGAGACGTGGTACCTCCTGGTCGAGCAGTTCAATCCGATCTTCGCGTACACGAACCTGGCCAGCAACATCGTCGAGGACACGATCTTCCCCTTCCAGTTCCAGTACGGCCTCCAGTCGATGGAGGCCTACCAGATGACGCCGGCCGAGCGCTATCCGGGCGACGCGCCGTTCTACTTACAGGACTGGTTCGGCGTCGTCGTCATGCTGGTCTGGCTGGTCGTGCCCGTCGCGATCGGCTACTATCGGTTCGATCGAGCGGATCTCTAG
- a CDS encoding ArsR/SmtB family transcription factor, with amino-acid sequence MTDDEDREVLALLDDEYARRILIAASEEPMSVDRLTERCDASPPTIYRRIERLADQGFLDEYQELDPDGHHYKTYSTRLERVAIEIAEGSMEMDVYRRDEDPADRFTRLFEDL; translated from the coding sequence ATGACCGACGATGAGGACCGGGAAGTGCTCGCCCTCCTCGACGACGAGTACGCGCGCCGCATCCTCATCGCGGCCAGCGAGGAACCGATGTCCGTCGACCGACTCACCGAACGCTGTGACGCCTCCCCGCCGACGATCTACCGGCGGATCGAGCGGCTCGCGGACCAGGGGTTCCTCGACGAATACCAGGAGCTCGATCCCGATGGACACCACTACAAGACATACAGCACGCGACTCGAGCGCGTGGCGATCGAAATCGCCGAGGGCTCGATGGAGATGGACGTGTACCGACGCGACGAGGACCCGGCCGACCGATTCACCCGGCTGTTCGAGGACCTGTGA
- a CDS encoding ABC transporter ATP-binding protein, with translation MTAIEISGLTKEYGDLTAVDDLDLTVDDGEVFGFLGPNGAGKSTTINMLLDFTRPTAGSATVLGYDAQTEADSISPRVGVLPEGFDIYPRLSGRRHIEFASKTKDTDDDPAEILSRVGLSAEDADRPAGDYSKGMRQRLATGMALVGDPDLLIMDEPSTGLDPHGIREMQDLVRSEAERGTTVFFSSHILEHVEAVCDRVGVLNEGELVAVDTIEGLREELGGGATMTVSLADPAEWAREHVTSLEGVVDVTASGRTLECTITDPTAKATVVTELTDAGATIRDLRIDEVSLESLFTALTNGEEAEDGADARSGTVDGTHLETETETETGVAR, from the coding sequence ATGACGGCTATAGAAATATCCGGCTTAACGAAGGAGTACGGCGATCTCACCGCCGTCGACGACCTCGATCTCACGGTCGACGACGGCGAGGTGTTCGGCTTTCTCGGTCCGAACGGTGCGGGGAAGTCGACGACGATTAACATGCTGTTGGACTTCACGCGACCGACCGCAGGGTCGGCGACGGTGCTGGGTTACGACGCCCAAACCGAGGCCGACTCGATCAGCCCGCGAGTCGGGGTGCTTCCGGAAGGGTTCGACATCTATCCGCGCCTGTCGGGTCGCCGCCACATCGAGTTCGCCAGTAAGACGAAAGACACCGACGACGATCCGGCCGAGATCCTGTCGCGCGTCGGACTCTCCGCCGAGGACGCCGACCGACCGGCCGGCGACTACTCGAAGGGAATGCGCCAGCGGCTCGCGACCGGCATGGCGCTGGTCGGCGACCCCGACCTGCTCATCATGGACGAGCCATCGACGGGACTCGATCCCCACGGCATCCGCGAGATGCAGGACCTCGTCCGCAGCGAGGCCGAGCGCGGGACGACCGTCTTCTTCTCGAGTCACATCCTAGAGCACGTCGAAGCGGTCTGTGACCGCGTCGGCGTGTTGAACGAGGGCGAACTCGTCGCCGTCGATACGATCGAAGGGCTGCGCGAGGAACTCGGCGGCGGTGCGACGATGACCGTCTCGCTCGCGGACCCCGCCGAGTGGGCCCGCGAGCACGTCACCTCGCTCGAGGGGGTCGTCGACGTCACGGCGTCGGGGCGCACGCTCGAGTGTACGATCACCGATCCGACGGCCAAGGCGACCGTGGTGACCGAACTCACCGACGCGGGCGCGACGATTCGGGACCTGCGGATCGACGAGGTCTCCCTCGAGTCGCTGTTCACCGCGTTGACGAACGGTGAGGAGGCGGAGGACGGGGCCGACGCCCGGTCGGGGACGGTCGACGGGACTCATCTCGAGACGGAGACAGAAACGGAAACGGGGGTGGCGCGATGA
- a CDS encoding RNA-guided endonuclease InsQ/TnpB family protein, whose protein sequence is MDVRRTVPVALDVDSDDAALLEDTVDTFLWSAQYVVDHAFQGEYITTSKTTLDDETYDDVREQTDGFNGGLVQAARNKAAEACKSVVARWKNGKKASKPTFTSPHVVYDKRTATFHDDYVTLATTDGRVEANYVLPDEESDTPHSEYLFSDAYETTGAELHYRDGDWVLHIHCKKDVESDTSEKATTENGTVLGVDLGVNNLAVTSTGTFRTGDEFDHCRREYEKRRGDLQQCGTRWAHENIQSVGRKEKGRFKLMLHRISNELVAEARENGCSVIAFEDLTDIRERTGASWGHKWAFDRLYDYVEYKAEEHGIDVEQVDPENTSRRCSHCGFTHPDNRDSEAFECLKCGYENHADYNAAKNIGLRYLRRNQTGGDGGAPLGVRLNSGMLNVNGGYSPALTAARTGVHAESHRFSGG, encoded by the coding sequence ATGGATGTGCGGCGTACCGTCCCCGTTGCGCTCGACGTGGACAGCGACGACGCCGCACTCCTCGAAGACACCGTCGACACGTTCCTCTGGTCGGCACAGTACGTCGTCGACCACGCCTTCCAAGGCGAATACATCACCACCAGCAAAACAACGCTAGACGACGAAACCTACGACGATGTGCGTGAGCAGACGGACGGTTTCAACGGTGGACTAGTACAAGCCGCTCGGAACAAGGCCGCCGAAGCCTGCAAGAGCGTCGTCGCCCGCTGGAAGAACGGGAAGAAAGCCAGCAAACCCACGTTCACCAGCCCACACGTCGTCTACGACAAGCGCACCGCAACGTTCCACGACGACTACGTAACCCTCGCCACCACGGACGGTCGCGTGGAAGCCAACTACGTACTGCCCGACGAGGAGAGTGACACGCCGCACTCGGAGTACTTGTTTTCAGACGCGTACGAAACGACGGGTGCGGAACTGCACTACCGAGACGGCGATTGGGTACTTCACATCCACTGCAAGAAGGACGTGGAGTCTGATACGTCGGAGAAGGCGACCACCGAGAACGGAACGGTTCTCGGGGTTGACCTCGGCGTGAACAACCTCGCCGTCACCAGCACGGGTACGTTCAGGACGGGCGACGAGTTCGACCACTGTCGGCGCGAGTACGAGAAACGCCGTGGCGACCTCCAACAGTGCGGCACGCGCTGGGCGCACGAAAACATCCAATCAGTCGGGCGGAAGGAGAAAGGTCGGTTCAAACTGATGCTCCACCGCATCAGCAATGAACTCGTCGCGGAAGCCCGTGAGAACGGATGTTCGGTCATCGCGTTCGAGGATTTGACCGACATTCGCGAGCGAACTGGCGCGTCATGGGGGCACAAGTGGGCGTTCGATCGTCTGTACGACTACGTGGAGTACAAAGCTGAGGAACACGGTATTGATGTGGAGCAGGTTGACCCTGAAAACACATCGCGGCGTTGCTCGCACTGTGGGTTCACGCACCCTGATAATCGGGATAGCGAAGCGTTTGAGTGCCTGAAGTGCGGGTATGAGAACCACGCTGACTACAACGCTGCGAAGAACATTGGGTTGCGGTATCTCCGTCGCAACCAAACTGGGGGCGACGGAGGCGCACCCTTGGGTGTGCGCTTGAACAGCGGGATGTTAAACGTGAACGGAGGCTATTCTCCTGCCTTAACTGCGGCCAGAACGGGAGTCCACGCTGAATCCCACCGCTTTAGCGGTGGGTAG
- a CDS encoding iron-sulfur cluster assembly scaffold protein: MGLGSDMYRQQILDHYKNPRNYGELEDPTFTHIGENPMCGDEIRMDVQLADDEETIERIAFRGDGCAISQASASLLSGELVGATLEELHEMDRDDIVDMLGVEISPMRIKCAVLAEKVAQDGAEIYQGELDVDKTTTED; this comes from the coding sequence ATGGGACTGGGCTCCGATATGTACCGACAGCAGATCCTCGACCACTACAAGAACCCGCGCAACTACGGGGAACTCGAGGATCCGACGTTCACTCACATCGGCGAGAACCCGATGTGCGGCGACGAGATTCGGATGGACGTCCAACTCGCCGACGACGAGGAGACGATCGAGCGGATCGCCTTCCGGGGCGATGGCTGTGCGATCAGCCAGGCTTCCGCCAGCCTGCTCTCGGGCGAACTCGTCGGAGCGACGCTCGAGGAACTCCACGAGATGGATCGCGACGACATCGTCGACATGCTCGGCGTCGAAATCTCGCCGATGCGAATCAAGTGCGCCGTGTTGGCCGAGAAGGTCGCACAGGACGGCGCGGAGATCTACCAGGGCGAACTCGACGTCGACAAGACGACGACCGAGGACTAA
- a CDS encoding DUF424 domain-containing protein, producing MIVNERETQEGLLVAVCDEDVLGETFEEGELSLTVTEEFYGSDAVDESAALESLAQADVANIVGTRAVELAVEEGFVDEANVLEVGATLHAQLLQMQ from the coding sequence ATGATCGTCAACGAGCGGGAGACCCAGGAAGGGCTGCTGGTCGCCGTCTGCGACGAGGACGTCCTCGGCGAGACGTTCGAGGAGGGCGAACTCTCTCTGACCGTCACCGAGGAGTTCTACGGCAGCGATGCGGTCGACGAGAGCGCGGCGCTCGAGAGCCTCGCCCAGGCGGACGTCGCCAACATCGTCGGCACCCGCGCCGTCGAACTCGCCGTCGAGGAGGGGTTCGTCGACGAGGCGAACGTCCTCGAGGTGGGGGCGACGCTGCACGCGCAGTTGCTGCAGATGCAGTGA
- a CDS encoding HD domain-containing protein, with protein sequence MLEAVRSRVRPYFEDAPPAHDWHHVQRVEALAETLVDRHPEPVDERIVRLGVLCHDIGRDREDRGEIDDHAVWGAREAGEILGDLGATAETIERVQHCVRTHRYSNEIKPATLEAKVVADADDLDALGAVGIARTFAHGGDLGSPIHDPALPVADDDTDAGATQYNHFYEKILDLPERMRTDAGRELAADRAAFVREFLERFDREVAGDA encoded by the coding sequence ATGCTCGAGGCAGTCCGCTCCCGTGTCCGCCCGTATTTCGAGGACGCGCCGCCGGCCCACGACTGGCACCACGTCCAGCGGGTCGAAGCCCTCGCCGAGACGCTCGTCGACCGCCATCCCGAACCCGTCGACGAGCGGATCGTCCGGCTCGGCGTCCTCTGCCACGATATCGGCCGCGACAGGGAGGATCGCGGCGAGATCGACGACCACGCGGTCTGGGGGGCGCGGGAGGCCGGAGAGATTCTGGGCGATCTCGGTGCGACCGCGGAGACGATCGAGCGCGTTCAGCACTGCGTCCGCACTCATCGCTACTCGAACGAGATCAAACCTGCGACGCTCGAGGCGAAAGTCGTCGCCGACGCGGACGACCTCGACGCGCTGGGCGCGGTCGGCATCGCCCGGACGTTCGCTCACGGCGGGGACCTCGGCTCGCCGATTCACGACCCGGCGCTGCCGGTCGCCGACGACGACACCGACGCCGGCGCGACGCAGTACAACCATTTCTACGAGAAGATCCTTGACCTTCCCGAGCGCATGCGGACGGACGCGGGCCGCGAACTCGCTGCCGATCGCGCGGCGTTCGTCCGCGAGTTTCTCGAGCGATTCGATAGGGAGGTCGCCGGTGACGCGTGA
- a CDS encoding aminotransferase class V-fold PLP-dependent enzyme, which yields MSQRNLETLDVGAIREEFPILQREFNGEQLVYLDNAATTQTPDSVIDAMSDYYREYNANVHRGIHHLSQEASIAYEEAHDRVAEFIGASGGREEIVFTKNTTEAENLVAYAWGLNELGPGDEVVLTEMEHHASLVTWQQIGKRTGADVKYIRIDEDGRLDMDHARELITDDTAMLSAVHVSNTLGTVNPVSELVDIAHDHDALAFIDGAQAVPNRPVDVEAIDADFYAFSGHKMAGPTGIGALYGKKEILEAMQPYLYGGGMIRKVTFEDSTWDDLPWKFEPGTPQIAEAVGLVAAIDWLEEIGMDRIEAHEEELARYAYEQLTAEPGVEVYGPEPGPDRGGLVGFNLESVHAHDLASIMNDHAVAIRAGDHCTQPLHDKLGVAASARASFYVYNTKEEVDKLVDAIDDARQLFA from the coding sequence ATGAGTCAACGGAACCTCGAGACGCTCGACGTCGGCGCGATCCGGGAGGAGTTCCCGATCCTCCAGCGGGAGTTCAACGGCGAGCAGCTCGTCTACCTCGACAACGCGGCGACGACGCAGACGCCCGATTCGGTCATCGACGCGATGAGCGACTACTACCGCGAGTACAACGCCAACGTCCACCGCGGGATCCACCACCTGAGCCAGGAGGCCTCGATCGCTTACGAGGAGGCCCACGACCGCGTCGCCGAGTTCATCGGCGCGAGCGGCGGCCGCGAGGAGATCGTCTTCACCAAGAACACGACCGAAGCCGAGAACCTCGTCGCCTACGCGTGGGGCCTGAACGAACTCGGTCCCGGTGACGAGGTCGTCCTCACCGAGATGGAACACCACGCCTCGCTGGTCACGTGGCAACAGATCGGCAAGCGCACGGGTGCCGACGTGAAGTACATCCGGATCGACGAGGACGGTCGCCTCGACATGGACCACGCCCGCGAACTCATCACGGACGACACCGCGATGCTCTCGGCGGTCCACGTCTCGAACACGCTCGGCACCGTCAACCCCGTTTCCGAACTCGTCGACATCGCCCACGACCACGACGCGCTGGCCTTCATCGACGGCGCACAGGCCGTCCCCAATCGGCCCGTCGACGTCGAGGCCATCGACGCCGACTTCTACGCCTTCTCCGGCCACAAGATGGCCGGCCCCACCGGGATCGGTGCCCTCTACGGCAAGAAGGAGATTCTCGAGGCGATGCAGCCCTACCTCTACGGCGGCGGCATGATCCGCAAGGTCACCTTCGAGGACTCGACCTGGGACGACCTCCCCTGGAAGTTCGAACCCGGCACGCCACAGATCGCCGAGGCCGTCGGCCTCGTCGCCGCGATCGACTGGCTCGAGGAGATCGGCATGGACCGCATCGAGGCCCACGAGGAAGAACTGGCCCGCTACGCCTACGAGCAGCTCACGGCCGAACCGGGCGTGGAGGTCTACGGCCCCGAGCCCGGTCCGGACCGCGGCGGCCTCGTCGGCTTTAACCTCGAGAGCGTCCACGCTCACGACCTGGCCTCGATCATGAACGACCACGCGGTCGCGATCCGCGCCGGCGACCACTGTACCCAGCCGCTCCACGACAAACTGGGCGTGGCGGCGTCGGCTCGAGCCTCCTTCTACGTCTACAACACGAAAGAGGAGGTCGACAAGTTGGTCGATGCGATCGACGATGCACGACAGTTGTTCGCGTAA
- a CDS encoding DUF7521 family protein produces the protein MTGGVGALDAGSVPASVLETTVFGLDETTTIFFAGMASAALGTVVTWTAYRGYARNASRPMLFLAVGVAFLTIVPFALSHAIDWATDATDATVLLVVTVCHLLGLLAIVRSFRRPDSR, from the coding sequence ATGACCGGCGGCGTCGGCGCGCTCGATGCCGGTTCTGTTCCCGCGTCAGTCCTCGAGACGACAGTGTTCGGCCTCGACGAGACGACGACGATCTTCTTCGCCGGGATGGCGAGCGCCGCGCTCGGAACGGTCGTCACGTGGACAGCCTATCGGGGCTACGCCCGCAACGCCAGTCGGCCGATGCTGTTCCTGGCCGTCGGCGTCGCCTTTCTCACGATCGTCCCGTTCGCGCTTTCACACGCGATCGACTGGGCGACCGACGCGACCGACGCGACGGTGTTGCTCGTCGTCACCGTCTGTCACCTGCTCGGACTGCTCGCGATCGTTCGCTCGTTCAGGAGGCCCGATTCCCGATGA
- a CDS encoding response regulator: MPTEDERTEQIDILLVEPNPGDSRLFEEQFRDAKLLNTIHTVSDGESALDFVHQRNEYVDEPRPDIVLLEPQLPGKSGIDVLSELKNDPVLAEIPVVVLTSSDAGEKVVQSHGLEADSYMQKPVEPEDFVEFIQSIEEFWFAIVQKPSQ, translated from the coding sequence ATGCCCACGGAAGACGAGCGAACAGAACAGATCGATATCCTGTTGGTCGAACCGAATCCCGGCGACAGCCGGCTCTTCGAGGAGCAGTTCAGGGACGCGAAACTCCTGAACACCATTCACACCGTTTCCGATGGCGAATCGGCGCTCGATTTCGTCCATCAGCGAAACGAATACGTAGACGAACCGCGCCCGGACATCGTCCTCCTCGAGCCCCAGTTGCCCGGCAAGAGCGGGATCGACGTCCTCTCGGAACTGAAAAACGACCCGGTGCTGGCCGAGATTCCGGTCGTCGTGCTCACCAGTTCGGACGCGGGGGAGAAGGTCGTCCAGTCGCACGGCCTCGAGGCGGACAGCTACATGCAGAAGCCGGTCGAACCAGAGGATTTCGTCGAATTCATCCAGTCGATCGAGGAGTTCTGGTTCGCGATCGTCCAGAAGCCGTCGCAGTGA
- a CDS encoding sensor domain-containing protein yields MSSPRTTVETAFDRLRAWSRWFFGVGVRKRTYYNLLYLVLAFPLGIGYFTVLVTGFAIPIGLAFAFVELATSEPVALLFAGIPLALVLLCIGVPTALVVLFASIELTAFERLLADRLLDVEIPTARAAQSIRERVRRLVLDGGTWKGAVYLFSKFVFGTGSFIALILGFTFTYALVAAPLHYRNQLVGIHLGNPVEIVPELTYQHDGWMIDIAPVTLSIADGELISLYVDSLEAALAVSAIGVLIGLVMLHLFNALAWLYARYTELLLQYTQPSIFSEPPR; encoded by the coding sequence ATGTCTTCGCCACGCACCACAGTCGAAACCGCGTTCGACCGCCTTCGAGCCTGGAGCCGCTGGTTTTTCGGCGTCGGCGTCCGCAAACGGACGTACTACAACCTGCTCTATCTCGTGCTCGCGTTCCCGCTCGGCATCGGCTACTTCACCGTCCTCGTGACCGGGTTCGCGATCCCGATCGGACTCGCGTTCGCGTTCGTCGAACTGGCCACGTCCGAGCCCGTCGCGCTCCTGTTCGCCGGGATTCCGCTCGCACTGGTCCTGTTGTGTATCGGGGTCCCGACCGCACTGGTCGTCCTGTTCGCGTCGATCGAGCTGACCGCCTTCGAGCGACTCCTCGCCGATCGATTACTCGACGTTGAGATTCCGACCGCTCGAGCGGCCCAAAGCATCCGCGAGCGGGTGCGACGGCTCGTCCTCGACGGCGGAACGTGGAAGGGAGCCGTCTACCTGTTCAGCAAATTCGTGTTCGGGACTGGCTCGTTTATCGCCCTCATCCTCGGCTTCACGTTCACGTACGCGCTGGTCGCCGCCCCACTCCATTACCGGAATCAACTGGTCGGCATCCATCTCGGCAACCCGGTCGAGATCGTCCCGGAACTCACCTACCAGCACGACGGGTGGATGATCGATATCGCACCGGTCACGCTCTCGATCGCCGACGGCGAACTGATCTCGCTGTACGTCGACTCGCTCGAGGCGGCGCTGGCCGTCTCGGCGATCGGCGTGCTCATCGGCCTCGTCATGTTGCACCTGTTCAACGCCCTCGCCTGGCTGTACGCGCGGTACACGGAACTGCTGTTGCAGTACACCCAGCCGTCGATCTTCAGTGAGCCGCCGCGGTGA
- a CDS encoding IucA/IucC family protein — MNGRETLTTALETDRWTDVSHDLLVKMFEEFLYEDLLDPTETGTDGEWMQYRLDYGDVAYRFAARSRPFDSYRVDADSIERREGDDWTSATDPVQYLLDAREALGVAPETASHLIREYNNTLVADAHIDARKENTTESVLDMDYAAVEGEMEGHPWFTINKGRIGFGYDDYRSYAPELKEPQSLVWIAAHRERADFRSVEGLDYESLMDQQLGDAVASFEDTLRTEGHDPDDYYFLPVHQWQWDNTVAQLFAKDIANDDIVPLGTGPNTYLPQQSIRTFTNVDDPEKPHVKVPIRVLNTIVYRGLPDEQALAAPRVTEYVKSIRDDDPYLRDDCDLVLPGEIASLNYDHPEFSQLDDAPYQYHELLGSVWRESVAALVDDDEQVLTLSALMHRDTDGTPIVSKLADRAGSSIDQWLADCFDVLLPPLLHYLYRYGMVFMPHGTNTMLVLQDGQPTRLAIKDYVDEIAVSEEWLPELDRLPDGLYEHDDIIHQRPPEGLCQHIVGTLFVCVLRYVADLLNREEGYDEERLWRQVRASIERYQSQVPELEERFELFDLFKPEFDKVCLNRNRMVEYGYDIDHEPPEVNAHGTVSNALADLEPAERDD; from the coding sequence GGACAGATGGACCGACGTGAGCCACGACCTCCTCGTAAAGATGTTCGAGGAGTTCCTCTACGAGGACCTGCTGGACCCCACCGAGACGGGGACCGACGGCGAGTGGATGCAGTATCGGCTCGACTACGGTGACGTGGCCTACCGGTTCGCCGCCCGGTCCCGACCCTTCGACAGCTACCGGGTCGATGCCGACAGCATCGAGCGCCGGGAGGGCGACGACTGGACCTCCGCGACCGATCCGGTTCAGTACCTCCTCGACGCCAGAGAAGCCCTCGGCGTGGCTCCCGAGACGGCGAGCCACCTCATCAGGGAGTACAACAACACGCTGGTCGCGGACGCCCACATCGACGCTCGGAAGGAGAACACCACCGAGAGCGTCCTCGACATGGACTACGCGGCCGTCGAGGGCGAGATGGAGGGCCACCCGTGGTTCACCATCAACAAGGGGCGCATCGGCTTCGGCTACGACGACTACCGGTCGTACGCCCCGGAACTCAAAGAACCGCAGTCGCTAGTCTGGATCGCCGCACACCGCGAGCGCGCCGACTTCCGGAGCGTCGAAGGGCTGGACTACGAGTCGCTGATGGACCAGCAGTTGGGCGACGCCGTGGCGTCGTTCGAGGACACCCTCCGGACCGAGGGCCACGACCCCGACGACTACTACTTCCTGCCGGTCCACCAGTGGCAGTGGGACAACACCGTCGCCCAACTGTTCGCCAAGGACATCGCCAACGACGACATCGTTCCGCTCGGGACCGGCCCGAACACCTACCTCCCCCAGCAGTCGATTCGGACGTTCACGAACGTAGACGACCCCGAGAAACCCCACGTTAAGGTCCCCATCCGGGTGCTGAACACCATCGTCTACCGCGGCCTGCCGGACGAGCAGGCGCTCGCCGCGCCCCGCGTCACCGAGTACGTCAAGTCGATTCGGGACGACGACCCCTACTTACGAGACGACTGCGACCTCGTGTTGCCCGGCGAGATTGCGAGTCTCAACTATGACCACCCCGAGTTCTCGCAACTGGACGACGCGCCCTACCAGTACCACGAACTCCTCGGGTCGGTGTGGCGCGAGAGCGTCGCGGCCCTCGTGGACGACGACGAGCAGGTCCTGACACTCTCGGCGCTCATGCACCGGGACACCGACGGGACGCCCATCGTCTCAAAACTCGCCGACCGGGCCGGGTCGTCCATCGACCAGTGGCTGGCCGACTGCTTCGACGTCCTGCTCCCGCCGCTGCTCCACTACCTTTATCGCTACGGGATGGTGTTCATGCCCCACGGGACGAACACGATGCTCGTCCTGCAGGACGGTCAGCCGACCCGGCTCGCCATCAAGGACTACGTAGACGAAATTGCGGTCAGCGAGGAGTGGCTCCCGGAACTCGACCGACTCCCCGACGGCCTGTACGAACACGACGACATCATCCACCAGCGGCCGCCCGAGGGACTGTGCCAGCACATCGTCGGCACGCTGTTCGTCTGCGTGCTCCGGTACGTCGCCGACCTGTTGAACCGGGAGGAGGGCTACGATGAGGAGCGTCTCTGGCGGCAGGTCCGGGCCAGCATCGAGCGCTACCAGTCGCAGGTCCCGGAACTAGAAGAGCGGTTCGAGTTGTTCGACCTGTTCAAGCCGGAGTTCGACAAGGTGTGTCTGAACCGCAACCGGATGGTTGAGTACGGCTACGACATCGACCACGAACCGCCCGAGGTCAACGCCCACGGCACAGTCTCGAACGCGCTGGCGGACCTCGAACCCGCGGAGCGCGACGACTGA